One part of the Hippoglossus hippoglossus isolate fHipHip1 chromosome 11, fHipHip1.pri, whole genome shotgun sequence genome encodes these proteins:
- the prrc2a gene encoding protein PRRC2A isoform X2 — protein sequence MSERSGQTAKGKEGKTKYASLNLFDTYKGKSLETQKPVVPPRHGLQSLGKVASARRMPPPANLPSLKAENKGNDPNVSLVPKDGTGWASKQEQADPKSTDALSAPQPESPQPVASQTPAPTRPRTPPASEALAPASTQAVGARSWAQASVTPGTQGDGGRVSNQQSPFSREEFPTLQAAGDQDKAGKEQGTADQWYGPGPSLRPQNVTSWRDGGGRALAPTMPGEGAAEGGTGGAMVMDGTAGVPLPNSQTLGPPRNPAGNPALPLPQPPVGPGFPQYRGIMPPFMYPPYLPFPAPYGPQGPYRYPQPGEGPPPRFSRGQGGPDSRSQGGQREPGGEVVKRPPILKQDDLKELDELDHDGDEGWAGAHEEIDYSAKLKFSDDEGEEEAEEEGAEGKNDQCELSKSQEGPSATSRSRSSDSGGDTRRTPPSNTDNGPQPPSGKPGRAEEGGSGRGGQGAPSNYQDRSHNQGAPVGPGKPGTTQHQPAAGGPTPPTQPSAQGEDEDETWRQRRKQSSSEISAAVERARRRREEEERRMEEERRAACAEKLKRLDEKQQQQQGSNTGGGGSSSQTPSLDGNSTAATAGSPSPSISASASSPNISQPPSPCVDPEEAPVLVVQPGSSPGVGERQRASSNSSYDSNADAQPCPQPAVSQPQQPTLDVPLPEESKEETIGVPHIRAGSGSERGIDPVKIENIGGTAGRQAGGPTGQGYSKYQKSLPPRFQRQQQEQLLKQQQQWQQQQQHSQASQSQLSPQPQPPQGPSPGSTPQPGPGPKQGGPMYQPTNMVRPPPLPMNFDPRWMMMPYMDPRMMQGRPPPMDYYSAGMHPSGLIGRERSDSGGSGSDPFDRQQQHPGHPHRGTPPMDPKLAWGPEVFPGGVEGRGLTSPLRQKQALEDDDVAKGPRSDTPPHRMREGGLGPIQQPSSNSGTSNQTPPPVGTQVGTQGGSHHPHHYMGARGNYSNFADQGARMTPHQQQQRANERGSQPHGFTHQDEGPPRGSQQGQVWGAQHPHYDRNGRADLPPVESNSHLHHHHGHHSQQPHFPPHTHKPESNRDRVVETTAKKTDSSPPLHQPSLSSSCSSSSSSTSAREDGSVKAALHHHPSQREGEAGIGHSLSERSNSGNAGSSGHVKQEKSGPAYAPHSSVASSPPPTHHGSHTQQQQQQQHHQQQQQHQHHQQQQQQHHHPHPHPHPKANQRGGREHKTETQWGPRPGGGSMGGGSNHGRRANHAGGGNHSRGGDDSSHIPSDHKSSNQTGGNKRAGPIKKPVLKEMKREGGEVDGGEKTNPGFTKDKEQDGGQLSSIKQEASQNTSAPSKDETVQTAKPRNGGKERSTGGGGGGSGRGPKDADINSSGFSGSSRRDRDRSFEQGGNTPHNHGIPAKGNRAGRGRGGEFYGRGRGYRGTYTASAGPTAASRGRMSGRSGRDYRSSVGGGHHQESKGEGPGGRHGQDRSHHNPARARNRSETRSEGSEYEEIPKRRRERGSETGSESGASEPGQSDKDDNQKPSTKNGSNNANTTGSGPMSSAPPRGSQARVFTPRGVPSRRGRGGGSGGGNIYRSSGNVGGPPGGHRVGNSSGSHGGSSKSSASGRKQQGPPQSSGPKDLGRGGNGGEKKEKIADASQAQTQGTNPPQPSLPSTTPATLSSTENGGVVAPQATTNPTSNPGGPNALPPPDNHGFPPSGFERPPRRRRHGRSQHQQDKPPRFRRLKERENAARINGGVGVIGGGRPSSPSLNSVQDSNGAPISAPMTGNSQNANHNATVTPNNNSGGGPIGNSNSHHHHHYNQGNAGTTHPQHHHSHGAKSPDFTNQNSDQANEEWETASESSDFTEFRDREGGGGGKSFSSHHHHHMGRGGGGSGGGGVVERDMAGKEPAANKRSFSSQRPGMERQNRRVNPGGGGGGGRGPRGPPGGGSGGPGNGGGNRGEKRGNWPSPKNRK from the exons ATGTCAGAGCGCTCTGGGCAAACTGCAAAGGGGAAGGAAGGCAAAACCAAGTATGCGTCTCTCAACCTGTTTGATACATACAAAGGAAAGAGCCTTGAAACACAAAAGCCTGTTG TTCCCCCCCGCCATGGCCTGCAATCTCTTGGTAAAGTTGCCTCCGCACGGCGTATGCCACCCCCTGCCAACCTGCCCAGTCTGAAGGCAGAGAACAAAGGCAACGACCCCAACGTCTCGCTCGTTCCCAAAGACGGCACAGGATGGGCAAGCAAACAGGAACAAGCAGACCCAAAGAG tacCGATGCCTTGTCAGCACCGCAGCCGGAATCGCCGCAGCCTGTGGCTTCACAGACACCTGCACCGACCCGCCCGAGAACCCCGCCAGCTTCAGAG GCTCTGGCCCCAGCTTCAACCCAGGCCGTAGGGGCAAGGTCCTGGGCACAGGCCAGTGTTACACCTGGAACACAAGGGGATG GTGGAAGGGTATCAAACCAACAGTCGCCATTCTCTCGCGAGGAATTTCCCACCCTGCAGGCGGCTGGCGACCAGGACAAAGCTGGCAAAGAACAGGGCACTGCAGATCAGTGGTATGGGCCCGGACCAAGCCTCCGCCCCCAGA ACGTTACAAGCTGGCGGGACGGTGGGGGCCGAGCCCTGGCACCCACCATGCCTGGGGAGGGGGCAGCGGAGGGTGGCACTGGTGGGGCTATGGTGATGGATGGGACAGCTGGGGTCCCCCTTCCAAACTCCCAGACCCTCGGGCCACCTAGGAACCCTGCAGGCAACCCCGCCTTGCCTCTGCCCCAGCCCCCTGTGGGGCCTGGGTTCCCCCAATATCGAGGAATCATGCCTCCCTTC ATGTATCCTCCATATCTGCCCTTCCCAGCCCCTTATGGCCCTCAAGGGCCCTACAGGTACCCGCAACCTGGGGAAGGGCCTCCTCCAAG GTTCTCTCGTGGACAAGGTGGTCCAGACAGCAGGTCTCAGGGTGGCCAGCGAGAACCAGGTGGAGAGGTGGTGAAGCGACCACCCATCCTAAAGCAGGATGACCTGAAGGAGCTTGATGAGCTGGACCACGATGGAGATGAGGGCTGGGCAG GAGCTCATGAGGAAATTGATTACTCTGCCAAGTTGAAGTTTagtgatgatgaaggagaagaagaggcagaagaggagggagctgaGGGCAAGAACGACCAATG TGAGCTGTCGAAGTCCCAGGAAGGCCCCTCTGCAACCTCTCGTTCTCGATCCTCGGACAGTGGAGGAGACACCCGCCGCACCCCTCCCTCTAATACTGACAATGGCCCCCAACCTCCCTCCGGCAAGCCAGGAAGGGCCGAGGAGGGAGGCAGTGGCCGGGGTGGCCAGGGAGCACCCTCCAACTACCAG GACCGGTCCCACAACCAGGGTGCTCCTGTAGGCCCTGGGAAACCTGGCACCACCCAGCATCAGCCTGCAGCAGGGGGCCCAACTCCTCCTACCCAGCCATCCGCCCagggggaggatgaggatgagacaTGGCGTCAGCGCAGAAAGCAGTCCTCCTCTGAGATCTCTGCTGCCGTAGAGCGAGCACGTCGCCGGCGTGAGGAGGAAGAACgtaggatggaggaggagagacgtgCAGCCTGTGCCGAGAAGCTTAAGAGGCTGGATGagaagcagcaacagcagcaaggCAGCAACACGGGAGGTGGTGGTAGCAGCAGTCAAACCCCCAGCCTTGATGGAAACTCAACTGCTGCCACAGCAGGCAGCCCAAGTCCATCTATTTCAGCATCTGCCTCCTCCCCCAACATCAGCCAGCCACCGTCCCCTTGTGTGGACCCTGAGGAGGCTCCAGTGCTGGTTGTCCAACCAGGGTCCAGTCCTGGAGTGGGTGAGAGACAGCGagccagcagcaacagcagctatGACTCCAATGCAG ATGCACAACCCTGTCCTCAGCCAGCTGTGTCACAGCCTCAGCAGCCCACACTGGACGTACCTCTGCCAGAAGAGAGTAAGGAAGAGACCATTGGTGTTCCTCACATTCGTGCAGGAAGTGGAAGTGAAAGAGGAATTGACCCAGTGAAGATTGAGAATATCGGAGGGACAGCAGGTCGTCAAGCTGGTGGTCCTACTGGTCAGGGTTACTCAAAGTACCAGAAGTCTCTCCCACCTCGAtttcagaggcagcagcag GAACAgctcctgaagcagcagcagcagtggcagcagcaacagcagcataGCCAGGCATCACAAAGCCAGCTGTCTCCTCAGCCGCAGCCTCCACAGGGTCCTTCACCGGGTTCAACGCCGCAGCCAGGACCTGGACCCAAGCAGGGTGGACCCATGTATCAGCCTACCAATATGGTTCGACCCCCACCCCTGCCAATGAATTTTGACCCACGCTGGATGATGATGCCCTATATGGACCCACGCATGATGCAGGGTCGCCCTCCACCCATGGACTACTATTCAGCTGGCATGCATCCATCTG GGCTCATTGGGCGTGAGCGGTCTGATTCAGGGGGATCTGGCTCAGACCCCTTTGACAGGCAACAGCAGCATCCAGGGCACCCTCACCGGGGGACCCCCCCTATGGATCCCAAACTGGCCTGGGGGCCAGAGGTATTCCCTGGCGGAGTGGAAGGTCGTGGGCTAACCTCTCCACTGAGGCAGAAGCAGGCATTGGAGGACGATGATGTGGCCAAAGGTCCCAG GAGTGACACTCCTCCACACCGCATGCGAGAGGGTGGGTTGGGACCCATCCAGCAGCCCAGCTCCAACTCTGGGACATCCAATCAGACCCCTCCTCCTGTTGGCACTCAAGTGGGCACCCAAGGAGGCAGCCACCATCCTCATCACTACATGGGTGCCCGGGGCAACTATAGCAACTTTGCTGACCAGGGTGCAAGGATGACCCCCCACCAACAGCAACAGAGGGCGAATGAGAGGGGAAGCCAGCCACATGGCTTCACCCACCAGGATGAGGGGCCTCCCCGTGGATCTCAGCAGGGCCAGGTATGGGGAGCCCAACACCCGCACTATGATCGCAATGGTCGTGCAGACCTCCCTCCTGTTGAAAGCAActctcacctccaccaccatcacgGCCACCACTCTCAGCAGCCTCACTTCCCCCCCCACACCCATAAGCCTGAGAGCAACCGTGACCGGGTTGTTGAGACCACTGCTAAGAAGACAgactcctctccccctctccaccAACCTTCCCTCTCATCTTCctgctcttcttcatcctcctccacttctGCAAGGGAAGATGGGAGTGTGAAAGCTGCTCTGCATCATCACCCATCTCAGAGAGAGGGTGAGGCTGGCATCGGGCACAGTCTTAGTGAAAGAAGCAACAGTGGTAATGCTGGTAGTAGCGGCCATGTGAAACAGGAGAAATCAGGCCCAGCATATGCTCCGCATTCCTCAGTGGCCTCCAGTCCACCTCCCACTCATCACGGCAGTCatacgcagcagcagcagcagcagcagcaccaccagcagcagcagcagcaccagcaccaccagcagcagcagcagcagcaccaccatcCCCATCCCCATCCCCATCCTAAAGCAAACCAAAGAGGGGGACGAGAGCATAAGACAGAGACCCAGTGGGGCCCACGGCCAGGTGGCGGCAGTATGGGTGGGGGCTCCAATCATGGCAGGAGGGCCAATCATGCTGGAGGTGGGAACCACTCCCGTGGAGGGGACGACTCCTCCCACATTCCCTCAGACCACAAATCCTCCAATCAGACAGGGGGCAACAAGAGAGCTGGCCCCATCAAGAAGCCGGTGCTGaaggaaatgaagagagagggaggggaagttgatggaggagaaaaaacaaacccagGCTTTACGAAAGATAAAGAGCAAGATGGCGGACAACTGTCCTCCATTAAGCAGGAAGCCTCCCAGAACACATCAGCGCCATCTAAGGATGAGACTGTCCAAACAGCCAAACCCAGGAATGGAGGAAAAGAACGATccacaggaggaggtgggggagggtCAGGTAGAGGGCCCAAAGATGCAGACATCAACTCCTCAGGATTTTCAGGGTCTTCAAGAAGGGACAGAGACCGCTCCTTTGAACAAGGAGGCAACACCCCCCATAACCATGGAATTCCTGCTAAAGGCAACAGAGCTGGTCGCGGACGAGGGGGAGAGTTCTATGGGCGTGGACGTGGTTATCGTGGCACCTACACAGCCAGTGCTGGGCCCACTGCTGCCAGTCGTGGAAGAATGAGCGGCAGGAGCGGCAGAGACTACCGCTCATCTGTTGGTGGTGGCCACCACCAGGAGTCCAAGGGTGAGGGGCCTGGTGGCAGGCACGGTCAGGATCGTTCCCACCATAATCCAGCCAGGGCCAGGAACCGAAGTGAAACACGGAGTGAGGGTTCAGAGTATGAGGAAATCCCAAAGAGACGGAGGGAGCGAGGTTCAGAGACTGGCAGTGAGAGTGGTGCAAGTGAACCCGGCCAATCAGACAAGGACGACAACCAGAAACCCAGCACCAAGAATGGCTCCAATAATGCCAACACCACTGGAAGTGGCCCCATGTCATCTGCACCACCCAGAGGTTCACAGGCCCGGGTCTTCACCCCCAGGGGTGTACCCTCTAGGAGGGGCAGGGGTGGAGgtagtggaggaggaaacatctACAGGAGTAGTGGCAATGTTGGAGGACCACCGGGAGGACACAGAGTTGGAAACAGCTCAGGTTCTCATGGTGGGTCCTCAAAGTCATCAGCATCAGGCCGGAAACAGCAAGGTCCGCCGCAAAGCTCTGGGCCCAAAGACCTGGGCCGGGGAGGAAATGGtggagaaaagaaggaaaagataGCTGATGCAAGTCAAGCTCAAACTCAGGGGACCAATCCCCCTCAGCCATCTTTACCTTCCACAACTCCTGCCACATTAAGTTCCACTGAAAATGGAGGGGTTGTGGCTCCACAAGCTACAACCAACCCTACATCAAACCCTGGTGGGCCAAATGCGCTCCCTCCTCCTGATAACCATGGGTTCCCTCCCAGTGGGTTTGAGCGACCCCCTAGACGCCGCCGTCATGGTCGTTCACAGCATCAGCAGGACAAGCCGCCTCGCTTCCGGAGACTGAAGGAGCGAGAGAATGCTGCACGAATCAACGGAGGAGTTGGGGTCATCGGTGGTGGAAGGCCCTCATCGCCTTCCCTGAATTCAGTTCAGGACAGTAATGGAGCCCCCATCTCAGCTCCCATGACGGGCAATTCCCAAAATGCTAACCACAATGCCACAGTAACTCCCAACAATAACAGTGGCGGAGGGCCTATTGGTAACTCAAACagtcaccaccatcaccactaCAACCAGGGCAATGCTGGGACAACCCACCCCCAGCACCACCACAGCCATGGAGCAAAGTCCCCTGACTTCACCAACCAGAACTCCGACCAGGCCAACGAGGAGTGGGAGACGGCCTCCGAGAGCAGCGACTTCACGGAGttcagagacagggagggaggaggaggggggaagtCATTTTCCtctcaccatcaccatcacatgggaaggggaggagggggcagcggaggaggaggtgtggtcGAGCGAGATATGGCGGGAAAAGAGCCTGCAGCGAATAAAAGAAGCTTCTCCAGCCAGCGTCCTGGCATGGAGCGACAGAACCGGAGGGTCAACCCtggaggcggaggaggcggCGGCAGAGGCCCACGTGGCCCACCTGGTGGTGGCTCTGGCGGGCCTGGTAACGGAGGTGGCAACCGCGGGGAGAAGCGTGGCAACTGGCCCTCCCCGAAAAATAGGAAATGA